In a genomic window of Dyadobacter fermentans DSM 18053:
- a CDS encoding helicase HerA-like domain-containing protein: MSKKEQFIAAIQKSYHTDKPVIHLGSAILDGEIIGEARVNLPLRMMNRHGLVAGATGSGKTRTLQVFAEQLSAAGVPVFMSDIKGDLSGIAQPGKTNAALEERAQILGTVFEPRGFPVELYSLSGNKGAQMRATVLEFGPILLSKIFELNETQAGVLAILFKYADDKDLPMVDLNDLKKVLNYLSEGPGAAEIKADYGTISASTAGTILRKIVALEQQGVGSIFGERSFDIEDLINKVDGQGVISLLNVSDVQDRPALFSTFMLSLLAELYQKLPEAGDLDKPKLVFFLDEAHLLFKDAPKAFLEQIEQVVRLIRSKGVGIFFCTQMAQDVPVSVLGQLGNRVQHVLRAFTPQDAEGLKQTVKTYPKSDFYSIDQVLTTLGIGQALITVLNEKGIPTEVAATHLMPPASVMGPMVQADYDRHVQQSDVYAKYRDPIDPESAYEILTKRMEEQARKETEAKEAEVQAKVEAKKEKEQTSMISDALNSPLAKQIGREVVRGVFGMLFGKKTSTRSRKSGGGLFGF, encoded by the coding sequence GTGTCAAAGAAAGAACAATTCATTGCAGCGATTCAGAAATCCTATCATACTGACAAACCTGTAATTCATTTGGGATCGGCCATTCTCGACGGCGAGATTATCGGCGAGGCCCGCGTGAACCTTCCCTTGCGCATGATGAACCGCCACGGGCTCGTGGCCGGAGCGACCGGATCGGGTAAGACGCGCACACTACAAGTATTCGCCGAGCAGCTTTCCGCTGCCGGCGTGCCGGTTTTTATGTCGGATATCAAAGGCGACCTTTCAGGCATTGCGCAGCCCGGCAAAACCAATGCAGCCCTCGAAGAACGCGCCCAGATCCTCGGCACCGTTTTCGAGCCGAGGGGATTTCCTGTCGAGCTCTATTCGCTCAGCGGCAACAAAGGCGCCCAAATGCGCGCCACCGTCCTGGAATTCGGGCCGATATTGCTGTCCAAAATCTTCGAACTGAACGAAACGCAGGCCGGCGTACTGGCCATTCTATTTAAATATGCCGACGACAAGGACCTGCCGATGGTGGACCTGAACGACTTGAAAAAAGTCCTCAACTACCTTTCCGAAGGCCCCGGCGCAGCCGAAATCAAAGCCGACTATGGTACCATTTCGGCCTCCACAGCCGGCACGATCCTCCGCAAAATCGTCGCATTGGAGCAGCAGGGTGTAGGCAGCATCTTCGGCGAGCGCTCGTTCGATATTGAAGACCTGATCAACAAAGTCGACGGCCAAGGCGTGATCAGTCTCCTGAACGTGTCCGACGTGCAGGACCGCCCCGCATTGTTCTCGACATTCATGCTCAGCCTTCTGGCAGAATTATACCAAAAACTGCCGGAAGCGGGTGATCTGGACAAACCTAAACTGGTTTTCTTCCTCGACGAGGCGCATTTGCTCTTCAAAGACGCGCCGAAGGCATTCCTCGAACAGATCGAGCAGGTAGTCCGGCTGATCCGTTCCAAAGGTGTAGGTATTTTCTTTTGCACCCAAATGGCGCAGGACGTGCCTGTATCGGTGCTCGGGCAGCTTGGGAACCGCGTGCAGCACGTGCTCCGCGCATTTACGCCGCAGGATGCCGAAGGTTTGAAACAAACCGTCAAAACTTACCCGAAATCAGACTTCTATTCGATCGACCAGGTACTGACGACGCTGGGTATCGGGCAGGCATTGATTACGGTTTTGAATGAAAAAGGTATTCCTACTGAGGTTGCGGCCACGCATTTAATGCCGCCCGCATCCGTAATGGGGCCTATGGTGCAAGCCGATTACGACCGGCATGTGCAGCAGTCGGATGTATATGCAAAATACAGAGATCCTATCGACCCGGAGAGCGCCTACGAAATCCTGACCAAGCGGATGGAGGAGCAGGCCCGTAAGGAAACCGAAGCGAAAGAAGCCGAAGTACAGGCGAAAGTCGAGGCGAAAAAGGAGAAAGAACAAACGAGCATGATCTCCGACGCGCTCAACTCCCCACTGGCCAAGCAGATCGGTCGCGAAGTAGTCCGGGGCGTTTTCGGAATGCTGTTTGGCAAGAAGACAAGTACCCGCTCCCGGAAGAGCGGCGGAGGTTTGTTCGGATTTTAA
- a CDS encoding alpha-E domain-containing protein yields the protein MERVENYARFVGVNFNLALDLPPDVDEQWEPLLIATADHFLFYKYYDKPTKEDVIHFMTFDKRNPNSIISCLYEARENARTIRETISKEMWESINTFYLTIKGTSPDDFRNMDHMQSYFTDIRKNCQLFHGVVDSTITRNEGWHFGRLGRHIERADKCSRFLDVKYFTLLQDSGTSGSTLDLMLWTAVLKSVSAYNMYRQTHRALTPMNIVAFLILDKLFPRSIAYCVRQAELSLYAIAGSIPERGYTNPAERALSKVRSELEFTDVEDVFKMGLHDYLDKFQIKNNEVDNQIFDMYFGLETGQGQSQSQGHFKSQWMN from the coding sequence ATGGAACGGGTTGAAAACTATGCCCGTTTTGTGGGAGTTAATTTCAACCTGGCCCTGGATCTTCCGCCCGATGTGGACGAACAATGGGAGCCGCTTCTGATCGCAACGGCCGACCACTTTCTGTTTTACAAATACTACGATAAGCCAACCAAGGAGGATGTCATTCATTTCATGACGTTCGATAAACGAAACCCGAATTCGATCATCAGCTGCCTGTACGAGGCCCGTGAGAATGCGCGGACGATCCGGGAGACGATCTCGAAGGAAATGTGGGAGAGTATCAACACGTTTTACCTCACCATTAAAGGCACCTCGCCCGACGATTTCCGGAATATGGACCACATGCAGTCCTATTTCACCGATATCCGTAAAAACTGCCAGCTGTTCCACGGCGTGGTCGACTCTACGATCACGCGCAATGAGGGCTGGCATTTCGGCCGGCTTGGGCGGCATATCGAGCGCGCCGACAAATGTTCGCGCTTCCTGGATGTAAAATATTTTACATTATTACAGGATTCGGGTACTTCCGGCTCGACATTGGACCTGATGCTCTGGACTGCCGTTCTGAAATCGGTGAGTGCCTATAATATGTACCGGCAAACGCACCGGGCGCTCACGCCGATGAACATCGTGGCGTTTTTGATCCTCGACAAACTCTTCCCGCGCTCGATCGCGTATTGCGTGCGCCAGGCGGAATTGTCGCTGTATGCCATCGCCGGCTCCATTCCCGAGCGGGGTTACACCAATCCCGCCGAGCGTGCATTGAGCAAGGTTCGCAGCGAGCTGGAATTCACGGATGTGGAAGATGTTTTCAAGATGGGCCTGCACGATTATCTCGATAAATTCCAGATCAAAAACAACGAAGTGGACAACCAGATCTTCGATATGTATTTCGGATTGGAAACCGGCCAGGGGCAAAGCCAGAGCCAGGGGCATTTCAAAAGCCAGTGGATGAACTGA
- the glmM gene encoding phosphoglucosamine mutase, whose translation MTLIKSISGIRGIVGGKSGEALTPIDVVKFAAAYGTWVRRTNPQNLKVVIGRDARLSGEMVSRLVAGTLQGVGLNVLDLGLSTTPTVEIAVKAEGAAGGIILTASHNPIQWNALKLLNSEGEFISEAEGAEVLRIAEQEDFIFPDVKKLGSYAADDTYLQKHIEHVLSLSLVDVEAIKNANFRVVVDAVNSTGGIAVPMLLEALGVDAKSIKKLNCEPTGNFAHNPEPLPEHLHDISKELNNGSYQLGIVVDPDVDRLALMCEDGTPFGEEYTLVAVADYVLKNTPGNTVSNLSSTAALRDVTIKAGGEYLASAVGEVNVVNAMKSNKAVIGGEGNGGVIYPESHYGRDALVGIALFLTHLAKSGKKASVLRRSYPNYYISKNKIELTPEINVDNILDRIQTRYSKQPVNTVDGVRIEFDREWVHLRRSNTEPIIRIYSESETQTTATNLANKIISDIKEIISEPKK comes from the coding sequence GTGACGTTAATTAAATCTATCTCGGGAATCAGGGGAATAGTGGGTGGAAAATCGGGTGAGGCGCTGACTCCGATTGATGTTGTGAAGTTTGCTGCTGCATACGGGACATGGGTGAGGCGTACAAATCCTCAGAATTTGAAGGTCGTGATCGGCAGGGACGCGAGGCTTTCCGGTGAAATGGTAAGCCGCCTCGTGGCCGGCACTTTGCAGGGTGTGGGGCTGAATGTGCTCGACCTTGGCCTCTCCACAACGCCGACTGTCGAGATAGCCGTGAAAGCGGAAGGAGCGGCGGGCGGTATTATCCTCACGGCAAGCCACAACCCTATTCAGTGGAATGCCCTCAAACTACTCAACAGCGAAGGAGAATTCATTTCAGAAGCGGAAGGAGCGGAAGTGCTGCGCATTGCGGAGCAGGAGGACTTTATTTTCCCGGATGTGAAGAAGCTGGGAAGCTATGCAGCCGACGATACCTACCTTCAAAAGCATATCGAACACGTGCTTTCCCTGTCGCTGGTAGACGTGGAAGCGATTAAGAACGCCAATTTCAGGGTCGTTGTCGATGCCGTTAACTCAACCGGGGGCATTGCGGTGCCCATGCTGCTGGAAGCGCTCGGTGTGGACGCCAAGAGCATCAAAAAACTGAACTGCGAACCCACCGGCAACTTTGCACACAATCCCGAGCCGCTGCCTGAGCATTTGCACGACATTAGCAAAGAGCTCAACAATGGCTCTTACCAGCTCGGTATCGTCGTGGACCCGGATGTGGACCGGCTAGCGCTCATGTGCGAGGACGGAACGCCATTCGGAGAAGAATACACCCTCGTGGCCGTTGCGGATTATGTATTGAAAAATACGCCGGGCAACACGGTATCCAACCTTTCGTCGACGGCCGCATTGCGCGACGTGACTATCAAAGCCGGCGGAGAATACCTCGCATCGGCAGTAGGGGAGGTGAATGTGGTGAATGCGATGAAGTCCAATAAAGCGGTGATCGGCGGGGAAGGTAACGGAGGGGTAATTTACCCTGAAAGCCACTACGGCCGCGACGCGCTGGTAGGCATTGCATTGTTTCTAACACACCTTGCAAAATCTGGTAAGAAGGCGTCGGTTCTGAGAAGGTCATATCCGAATTATTATATTTCCAAAAACAAAATCGAGCTCACGCCAGAGATCAACGTGGATAACATCCTCGACCGCATTCAGACGCGCTACTCCAAGCAGCCGGTGAACACGGTGGACGGCGTCCGCATTGAATTCGACCGCGAATGGGTGCATTTAAGAAGGTCTAATACCGAGCCGATTATCCGCATTTATTCTGAATCGGAGACGCAAACGACGGCCACGAACCTTGCCAATAAAATCATTTCGGATATCAAGGAAATCATTTCGGAACCGAAGAAATAA